TCTTATGGGGTATTAAGCGAATTTATGAGAGGATAAATGGTACCATGTCTTATTCCCTGTAAATTAATCTTTATTACTGTTTTATAATTACTTTGgaaaaagaagaaggaagaacaaaattatttatttttccaaTTGTGATTATACTAAATAGTGATGTACGGGTTTTCCAGTCTTTAAATGTATGAGATTTCTTGCTCGTACATTCAATGACCGCAAGATATTTATAATGATGATAATGAGTTAAATAAGAAGACATGCAAAGCTATAATTCAGTTTTGAGGTTGTTCAATATTTTTTTGCATCCTCCACTTTTTTAGCTGCCTTTAATGCTACTTCAACTTCCTTGGTTCCCAAGTGTGATAATCCTAGTTATGTAAAggatttttggcttatttcttGTTGCAGTTTAGTTTATAAGTGCATGACCAAGGTTTTGGTTAATAGAAGATTCTTTTTCTGTCTACTTTGATTTCTAATAGTCAGAGTGTCTTTGTTAGAGGGCATAGTATTACTGATAATACCATATTGGCTCATGAGCTAATGTAAGAGTATGTCAGAAGACATATTTCTCCTAGATGTGCCTTGAAGGTTGATCTTCAAAAGGCGTTTGATTCTTTGCACTAACGATTTTTTCTTTCAATACTTAGAGCTCAAGGGCTCCCTAAAAAGTTCTTAAAGTGGATTAAAGTTTGTTTAACTACTCCTTGATTCTCTGTCTCCCTTAATGGAAGCCTTGTGGGTTCTTTCAAGGGAGGAAAGGTATTAGGTAGGAAGATCCTCTCTCTCCTTGCCTCTTTGTGCTTGCAATGGATGTGTTATCCAGGTTATTGAATATTGTTGCCATAAATGCTTTCTTCAAGTATCATTCTAAATGCTTCGAGTGTAGTTGACTCATCTAATGTTTGTTGATGATCTTCTTATTTTGTCTAAGGGTACTATTGATTCGATGGTTGGTGTTTATTATATTCTTAAGCAGTTTTACTTACTTTCTGGGTTGCAACTCAACGTCTCCAAAAGTGAATTGTTTGTTGCTAAGGCGCCTCAAGAGAAGTTGGCTCTCATGACTACTTGCTCATGGTTTAAAGTTGGTAGGCTACCAATGAGGTACCTTGGTGTCCCTCTTATTTCTTGAAAGTTATCTCGGTATGACTGTACTGCTTTAAGCAATAGGATTCTGGACAGGATTCAATGGTGGTCTACTAAGCACTTGAGTCATGTTGGCAGACTGCAACTCATTAAGGCTGTGATCTTTAGTGTGCAAGCTTATTGGAGTTGTCAATTTCTAATGCCTAAGAGTGTTTTTATGAAGGTTTGTTAATATTGTCTTAGCTTCTTTTGGAAAGGAAAGGTTGGCTCGAGTCGAGGTGCTTGTGTTTGTTGGAAGGCTATTTATTTACTTAAATCTAAAAGGGGCTTAAAACTAAAAAATATGGTAAAACGGAATCAAGCTTGTATTTTGCTGCTTATCCATGCCTTGCTTGTAGGAGAAGGTCTTTTTGGACCGCTTGGGTTAGTAAAATATGTGTTAAAAGGGTAGGAGTTTTCTGGATGTGACTCCAACTTCAATGAGTAGCTAAAATTAGCAAATGATGCTTAAGTTGAAGCCTTTGGTTGATATCACTTCTCAACAATTTGCTAATGCTAAAGTGAGTATTTCTTGATTATGAGAGGCAATAAGAACTCGTGGTATGAAGGTGGAATGATACTGTTTGTTGTGGTTCCCTTTACATATTCCCAAGCATTCTCTTATTGCTTGGATGGTCATTCTTAAAAGACTCTCAACCCGGGATCGTTTGCTTGCTTTTGGGATTTTGGTTGATACTTGTTGCTTTTTCTATATGGATGCTGCAGAGAGACGTGATCACATTTTCTTTGAGTGCAGTTTTTCAATAAAGGTGTGGTAGTCAGTTTTGCGCCTTTACCCCATACGTAGGGTTGTGGGAACTTAGAGGCAAGACTTAGCTTGGGCAATATTGAAACTTAAAGGAAAGTCCTTGCTTGTTGCAATACTCAAACTTGCTTGGAGTGCATATTTGTATGTGATATGAAGACAGAGGAACAAGAGGTATTTTGGTGCATCTTTCTTAACTATCGATGCTTTCTTAACTATAGATACTGTCTTGGTGCAGATTAAAGAGATTGTGCGGGCTCGCTTAGAAGGAGGACCAATCAATAGAATTGATCATGTTAATACTTCACTTTGTGCTTTTTAAGGTATCATTGGCTAATTTATTTGTATAGCTTAAAGTtactttacaattttttttttgttcttttgtaATAGTTTAACTACAATCTTGGATTAATGATTTTCATCattcattaaaaaaaaatactAGAGAAAGTTCAAAACAGATTGGAACTAAAACTATATATTATGATGGTGGAAACACATAacctaatattaattaaaatgtcTTCACTTTTCTATCACAATTTAATGTTCCACCGGCATGTCTATACTAAACTATTTGTTTTCCTTTAAATAGGAAATGATGAAAATTACTTTTAACTTCATATTTTTCTTTGTTATTTTCCTTTTAGTAGATTGCAAATTAATATGGGTGAAAAGAATATACATAATCAAATTCGAATATCAAAATTACAACGTACCACACCTTAAAATATATTGTATAAACTAACAAAGGATTCATATATTTTTCTAGGGTTTTCAAAAGATCACTAAGATATATactattactttttcttttttggtaTATGAAAATAGGAAGTTATCCTTAATAGTTTTTATAAGTACACTCAATTTTtggtatatatatttaatttttaatttaaatttcattatAGATTCTTATTATATCTGTTCTTTTGATACAATGTTTAAAATTGCTTATAGCTCATTCTCAacccttaaataagaggataatacatTTTAGCGCACTCGAATCCATATCTTTTTGCACGGACAACAATATTGATGTCAATCGAACTAAGATTCAATCAACATATATACTCTAAGAAatcaacatatataaatataaaagcaATCTAATAACATATTTACTATTATTAAGACTTTACATTTTGTTATTTATTCCTAACTTGTTCTTtcttttcatatttaaaaataataatagcagTAAtaacatccataaaatgtgtttaaATAAACTTCCCAAATTACATAAATAAAGTAATTGGTGTCACTTGAATTTTTTCTTtcctatatatttatattattaaatattttattgagttGGTGGAACCAATTCAATCAGAAAAAAGATGTAAAAgcaatttcttttaaaaagtaataaatattagTATTAGAGTgcttttttattataaattttattcttttaattattaaaatactaacattttatttaataaaaattaggtTATTAgaattttacaaatttaaaaataattataaaaataatagttatattaaaatataaaatagtcCATGTGGATATCATTATATTTGTAGAAGTTTATAATTaactttaagaaaataaaaataaaaatatgtattagaATTAACTGCAAATCATTTTTGAAGTTTAAGTTTTTTATGTTATAGTGGCATCACGtgtattaaatcaaataaaaataagaagaaCTTTGAAAAACCACCTATTTATGTATAATTTGATAAAAGTAAATTGAGCTATTGAAATCCAAATTTGCCTCATAAAATTATTGACAAATTTTAAAATCCTTCATTATATTTATCCAAAAAGTAAATTTATCTTTAGAATTTTAAAAACTTGAATACAAATGAAATCATTTCTAAAATCTCTTACACAAACACaccttaaatttaaatttataaaaaaaaatctacACATGGTAGGATTTGAATCTAAAACACCAAGCTTTCTAAGTGCGAGCTTGGTACAAAAGAAAATGAGAGGAAAGAAAATATAATGGAATATCATTTTATTCTAATGCAtaaaaattaattcttttaaattagaatgatgaGGGAAAGAAAATAATAGAGAAGTGTGTGCTAGTTCAAAATTATGcatttttcaaatgttttattttcctttttctcaTTTCCAACTCTACCAAGTAATtaatgaaaaaattatttttcttttaaattttagttttatctTTTCTATCAAACATGACTGagaagaaaaattatattttcatctttctattttccatcctttcaattttttttttctttccaattTTCTTTTTACTCTACATAGCAAAGTTTAAATCTTGTCATTTTATCCAAAAACCTCATTAAtgttacacacacacacacacacaaagagACTACAAAATTTTCTTCACCTCCATCGTGAATATGACATACTGTAGGACCAATTAAGAATTGATGttaaaaatacttttgaaaagtttaatttaaaaattcaaagatTTAGTATTACTCGTAAAAGTTTTTTTGAAAAGACAAAAATGTCTATTGtaataatacaaaaaaaattcttaaattatattgaatttattaatattatgatacacacttaaattataataaaaatattaaaatattattacaactcattattaatatttttaaacgattaatatatattatttataaaatataatttacccATATTTTTGGACAATCGCTAATATCACACTTTTTAGGTCTCGGTGCTCGTATTATACTTTAAATGTATTAAAATCACATACAAATATAATTATcagaattatttaaaataatttttgaataaaaatatttttagcttaaattaaaaaattcggattaatttaaagaagttagttagtttttttatttattattatgatatgATGGGaagcattttattaaaaattagtttAGCTTAAGCCGAAGATTAGATATTTTATTAAAGTACGTGTGTCataatacaaatgtgttaaatTAAAAGTGTAAACACAATATTAATTTGTGTTTAAATGTATTGGAATTATTATTTGGAAAATGTTTAAAAGTGGTTGTGAGAGATTATATGTTGTTGGATGCCCCCATTTCATTCATTTTGGTAAAACCATGATTTGTTTTTGTTTAATTATAATAATGCACCTCTCACTTCTCTCCTAATCATTTCTTAATCCATTTTCCCAATCTGAGAAAATCATTATCCCACAAGCTTCCCCTTTTTCTTAGTTGGTGTCTCATCTATGTTTCTCACTTTCTCTCTGCCTTCATTTTCTCCGCTTTACTCTTTACATCAACAATCTTAATgtgtaataaaaaaattatgtattaaaaaaattaatatttaataagctgataatgtatttttttattttataataaattttaaaaattgtcacTATGTCTTTTCTATAGACATTTGTCAACCCTTTATTCTATTTGtagaatataaaatttaattttgattatcaaatacttccctttgaAGAAAAGGGTAATAGTATCTGTTCTTTTTATAATCTCATTATAGATTATAATCATATTTGTTTTTTAATACAATACCTAAAATTACTCATAACTCCTTCCTAaactatatattaaataatatcctTATCTtggaaatttattttataagataatattttaactatatttgacaatataattatattattttatttataaagctATAAATCCATTTCTAATATATTGGTTGAGAATGGTATTCCTTTAAAGTTTATATTAacagtttaaaaattttaatctaaCATTCTCGAGGAATTGGCTCTCTGTGAGAGGTTTTTGAAATATTGTCTTCTAAGGAGTTAATTAAATCCTCAATAGTAAAGATATAGTACTCAAAgtgtttattttcaattttagccTCAAGATTTTTATGTCTCAACTCCAAAGAGAGCCAAAGAGGTTCAAACCCATGCCCTTAAAGGGTCTTAGTAGGTAATAACACTACCACATACATGGTaggaaaataaaaatcaaaggcCAAAATTGAGTATAAACATCTCAAATACAATATCTCTACTATTCAAATATATGATAGGttaaacatttcaaaaatttgtCCGAGTAAAAGATTCTACTCCCTCCATTCAAACATACAGAGAATAacaattgtaattttgaaaagggaTTCTCATTTACTTTTTCAATATCTTAATTTGATTATTCATTAAATACATAATTAATAATTGAATCATACAAATTTAAGCAGAGATTATGAAACTACATCAAGTTTTCTCATATTTCCCCCACTTTCCTcgaaataaaccaaaaatataatCCCAGTCTAATTTGTCTGATCTTTACATTTTTCACCTTCTCCCACTAACATAGCATTAATCTTgtcttaaaaattataatattatttgtaTGATCAAGTTTTAATGTTTGCGTATAGTTTATGTCTGCATTACATTGCCCCATACCCTTTATATTAGTCACCCACCCCTCTTATTCCTCTTTTTTTTCTCTCAGAAAATTCTCCCCCACTCTTCAAGCAAAGCAcctttcaccttttttttttttttttttctcaaagaCTCAGCCTTTCTTTTTAACTTTCTCTCTCTTTCGTCCTTTTGGAATCTGGGAACCTGTGCTTCTTATTGCTTACATTGAGATCTGTTTCAAAGCTATGGGTTTTTTTGAAGAAACCTGCACTAACTCTAGGACTTCAAAAAATGGCTTGATTGCTCTCTATGCACCAACCTCTACTTCATCTGCAGATCTCCATAGTGATTACAATGATGTAAAAACCAAATCCTTCTTAACAAAAATGATTTGGGATTTTGGTCTAGCTTGTTTTCTTCCTGATTATCAAAGGAAAAACGGTTCAGGAAAGAGTCAGAAAAACAATGGTGAAAAGAAGCGAAGCAATTTGGAGCATAATAAGGCTTGGTTGTTGGCTGAGTCAGGTGGAGGAGCTGAGTTGACAAGCACTGACCCACAATCAGTTCACTCGTCTTTCAGGTTTAGTTTTTGTTCTCAAGTTGAACTCGAAGCCATCACTGCAAATTCTTTAAGTTCAGCTACTGTTTTGATGGTGAATTTGGATAATGGGGTTAGTGACGATAGAGCTAAGGAATTGAAATGGAGAAGGATTGAGTCTCTGGAAAGAAGTATTTCACCAGTCGCCAAGTCTTTGGTCAGATTCAGCTATGGTGAAATTGTTTCAGCTACTAGAAATTTTTCCAAAGGTATCAGCTTCACGAATTTGGTTTCTTtcattattttttcaaaaaaattctatTCCTATTTCTGGTACGGGTTTTTGTTTTTGATTGGTTTTTGATTGGAAAATCAATGGTGTAGGGAGGGTTTTGGGGAGAGGAGCATTGAGCTTTGTTTTTAAAGGCAAAGTTGGACTATTGAAGACAACTGTGGCTATTAAGAGGCTGGATAAAGAAGATAAGGAATCTGCAAAGGCCTTTTGCAGAGAGCTGATGATTGCTAGTTCTTTGCATCACCCAAATATTGTCCCTCTATTGGGGTTTTGTATTGATCCTGAGGAAGGTTTGTTTTTGGTGTATAAGTTTGTGTCTGGTGGAAGCTTAGAACGCCATCTTCATGGTAACTCTTCACTTTGGTTTCTTGTGGAACTTTTTATTTAGATTTGTAATGATTTTTGAATGATTTAAGGGATGCTATTTTGCAGATAAGAAGAAGGGAGCAAAAGGACGACCTTCAACTCTTCCTTGGTCTGTTAGGTATAAGGTTGCCTTGGGAATTGCAGAGGCTATTGCATATCTACACAATGGAACTGAAAGATGTGTTGTTCATAGAGACATCAAGCCCTCTAACATTCTTCTTTCTTCCAACAAAACACCCAAGGTAAAGATCTTGGTCTGATTCCTTTAAGACCAATTCTTGTATCTCATATCTCTACTTCTTAATGGTTGCAGTTGTGTGATTTTGGATTAGCAACTTGGACATCTGCACCCTCAATCCCATTcctttgcaaaactgttaaaggcaCATTTGGGTATGCTTTCAACAACAGTTTCTCAGAGAAGCTAAAAATCTTTTTATGTGCTCTTTGCTTTGGTAAAATTTATTATTTGGTATGTAGGTATTTGGCACCTGAGTATTTTCAACACGGTAAAGTATCTGATAAAACCGATGTTTACGCTTTTGGGGTGGTCTTGTTGGAGCTGATAACCGGACGCAAACCAATTGAGTCAAGACGGCCTCCAGGAGAAGAGAATTTGGTCCTATGGGTAGGTTTTTTTATTAATTCGTCACAAAACTTACCGTGCTTTGCATTGAATTCATAAAAGTTGAAAGAATTGTTCCCCTTAACAGCTTCCCGGGGAGCAAAAGAGGGGTCCTCTCTTAACATCAGAAGTGACAGTACTGAAAATACTTAACCATTATGGATGATGACTATTCGATAATGAAATTTCTCCCAACTGTGGACCATAGAGCTGAAATGGCCACTTGCTTTCTTGAACCTTTAAATCTTAAGTTTGAACGAGCACTCTTGTGGTGAGACAGCTCTATCATGGAATTTGTGGAAACCTTTTGGCATATTATTATCGATCAAAATCTCGTATTCTGCATTTTTCATAGGTTCTCAACCCTATGTAGTCATTGATGTTGTCGGTTTTTTTTGCTTCAATGATTCAATGCTTTGGAACGAAATCATGATACGCCTCGGAGCTCCTTCGCAGTTAGCTGATATGATTCATTCACCCTTAGCTTAGCATATACGTTTTCATGATAATTTGTTTGTTATTAGCTGTAAAATTGAAATTGTATTTGTAATCTTTTAAGTTTGTTTCGATTTTCAGGCAAAACCTCTATTGCATAGAGGAATGGCAGCCGTCGAAGAATTACTCGACCCAAGACTCAAATGTACATTGAAAAATTCAACTCAAATAGCACGAACGATACAAGCTGCAGCAGCCTGCATAAGCAATGAAGAATCACGAAGGCCAGCCATCGATGAAATTATCGCGATATTGAGAGGTGAAGAAGAACCATTCTACTCGATTAGGAAGAAGTCCAATTTCTCTGGAATCATTGATTGTTACTCTCAATTGCAACATTCAAAAAGTGAGATGAAGAGTCACTTAGCCTTGGCAATGCTAGGAGTTTCGGAGTTTGAGGATGACGATCACCTTTATTGTCGGTGAAACATGGAATTGAttttcatccatggaaattttcACCCACACCCTTTTCTTTGTTGCTTGCTTGACCAGAAAGTTTTAGGCattagaagaaaaagaaaaagaaaaagtgttGAAGTGTAAATAGGAAAAAGGGGTCTGATGAAAGCTGGTTTGTATGTACATACCATGATTCCCTCTGCCTCTGTATTTCTCATGAAAAACCACTGATTTTCATTTGAACGTGTGATTTTCCATTAGCGGTGACTGACTAAATTTGTTCAATTGCAATTTCAAGttgtaaaattttttgaaacaTTTTCAGGTgatgtgattaataaacaagtcaATACTGTGTGGTTGGATTGTTGATTAGATAAGCCTACTCAACAAAGGAAGGAAAATTTGTGGCCAATGAAAGGAACTTTCTGTTCTTAAAAATAGACAAACCAAACATTGAAAGCAATTAAACGACAAGAGGTAACAGTTTAACTACCAACAAGTTGTTATCATCACATCAAGAAAAAGAACAAAGAATCTTATTGGATGTTGAGTCTCTCATCAGTAAAGAAGAAGTAAAGTTTCACAAAATATTTGCAAAGATAGTCCCCGTGACAGAGCCAGGTGTTACCCATGCATCTCCGACCTCTGTTGCACCATGCTCGCTCAGATTTTCTCTGCATGGCGAAAATTGTCATGTTTAAAGACAAGGTTGTAGTAACACTTGAGGCTTATTCTTATGCCTAATGTTTACGTGGGTGAATCAAGGGTCCACAGTTGAAGTAGCCATCAAAGAAGTGGGTTCACTAATTTCAAGAAGACGGCTTTAATCATTGTCAGCTATATTGTTTTCTTCGGGGGTACAAAACAAAAGCATACTAATGTAATACTTAATGCCaatctacatatatatatatatataaataggatACAACTACTCCTTTAGCTAATGCTTCTGTGTCATGTGCCAGTGGGTAACTTCCTTGTTGTTATTGTATTTGGACATGTACTGTTAAACTTCCGAATATCCGCTGCCAGTGGTTCTAATTTCCAGTGGACAAACTTCCACTGTGAGACGACATCTCTTTATGTTGTTGAGTGTTATCAGTTTGCTTGAATAGCGTTTTCCAACATAATATCTGTCATTGaccccctaattatttttatttgaatataTTGAGTACATAATAGATTTGAACTTAAGTTCAAGATTGAGAAAATGCTGAGTTCaacaaaaacttaaatttaagAAAGCTTGAGCtgtaaaaattcaaatttaaaattcatttgatCTAAACTTAAGATAAATCTgatttaaaattgaaataattttaatttatagctTTGTAACAatctatataattttataatattacttaaaacaaaaataaataataattatttattttatgaaaatgtgTTCATAAGtattgtatatttatattaaaattttattaatgacaaaagtaattaatattaaaattaaatgaatataaaatgtttttaatattataattatatatgcataataaatatataaaattaatccgttattgaattaaattttaatgatagTATAAAGGGTAAACTACTTAAATAGTTATATTATCAAGTTTTTAATCGAATTatctaattttaaaaagttataagaTGGTCACATGAGTTATTGAAATATTTTTTAATCTATTTTTGTTAAAGTAATAGCAGAATGGTGACATGActgttaaataattttaaaataaaataaaataacatatattttcaTGTAATTTAGGAAAAGTTAAATTcctaaataattaaaatacaaaattcacCGATTTTGtcctttaaaaacccaaaaaataAAACCCACCCTTCATCCTCTTCGCCATGAACACAATGGTTTCTTCTTCTTCACCATTGATGGCAACCTCGGAAGAAAATTGAAACGACCCTTTATTTTACACAAAAATGAAAACccacaaaaattccaaaaactTCCATGCCAGTGAAGAAATCCAAAAATCAAGTAAAGGACCAGAAAATTTGTTCTCATGTAACCATACCTATGTCAAAGAAGAAATGTTTTGAATCACTTCAAGTGTGCCGTTTAAACTTTTCCATTTACCCATAAAGATTGAATCATTGAACCAGAAAACTTAGCAGGCAATTCTCCTTTAAGATTGTTTAAAGCCAAATGGAGTTCAGTCAAAGATGGAAAAGTTTCAAGGTAAAAAAACTTGGGAATTTGCCTTTGATATTAGCATTGTTGGCTGAGAGTTTTCAAAGAAGATGTTTCCTTTAAGCTCACTAGGATCTCCCATGGTTCAAAAGGGCTGTTGTTGAGGTGAATAGAAATCAATGAAATTAAACCAGTGAAGAAATCTGAAGGGAAAGATgggaattgattttttttttcctaaaGCAAATATGGGAAATTGTTGTTGTGAAAGTTAGCTTCTTGTAGCTAGGTCGAGTCTAAACCAGTCAAGTGAAGATGATATCTATAACACTTCTTGTCTGACTCAATCTCCGAGTTCGAGTTACATAATTCTACATTCATTGCCACAGTCAAATTTATATCATTCAACCATTTTCTCATGCATTCTATGCTACATAATCATTTTTATGTCTCAtacaagcttacgaaagctctttcgCTATCTCAATGTTGAATTAGAATCAAATTATAAAGTTTTCAAAATTTCGGGCCGATGTTGAGACATCATGATTTTCATGTTGCCACATTGTCAATCAGTGAGTCACATTGTGACTTCAGACATCTTGACGTTGCGATGCCATTCACTGTCGATCTATATCTTGATATCAGGGACTCATGGTCGCGATGTGGCCCCTGTTTTTAGCAATGAACATATTGATACACTTTTCATGCTTTCAATCAAACACCTATATGCATTCATACATCTTTCCACAATCCAAAACACCATCAATACATATCAATCTATATCAATTCAAGCCTACAATCATGTGAGATCAAACATTCAATATGGTACAAAACAAATATTCCTCATTTTATCATATTTAAGCCATTTATCCATCTAACTA
This window of the Gossypium arboreum isolate Shixiya-1 chromosome 12, ASM2569848v2, whole genome shotgun sequence genome carries:
- the LOC108476832 gene encoding probable serine/threonine-protein kinase PBL7 isoform X2, whose protein sequence is MGFFEETCTNSRTSKNGLIALYAPTSTSSADLHSDYNDVKTKSFLTKMIWDFGLACFLPDYQRKNGSGKSQKNNGEKKRSNLEHNKAWLLAESGGGAELTSTDPQSVHSSFRFSFCSQVELEAITANSLSSATVLMVNLDNGVSDDRAKELKWRRIESLERSISPVAKSLVRFSYGEIVSATRNFSKGRVLGRGALSFVFKGKVGLLKTTVAIKRLDKEDKESAKAFCRELMIASSLHHPNIVPLLGFCIDPEEGLFLVYKFVSGGSLERHLHDKKKGAKGRPSTLPWSVRYKVALGIAEAIAYLHNGTERCVVHRDIKPSNILLSSNKTPKLCDFGLATWTSAPSIPFLCKTVKGTFGYLAPEYFQHGKVSDKTDVYAFGVVLLELITGRKPIESRRPPGEENLVLWAKPLLHRGMAAVEELLDPRLKCTLKNSTQIARTIQAAAACISNEESRRPAIDEIIAILRGEEEPFYSIRKKSNFSGIIDCYSQLQHSKSEMKSHLALAMLGVSEFEDDDHLYCR
- the LOC108476832 gene encoding probable serine/threonine-protein kinase PBL7 isoform X1, encoding MGFFEETCTNSRTSKNGLIALYAPTSTSSADLHSDYNDVKTKSFLTKMIWDFGLACFLPDYQRKNGSGKSQKNNGEKKRSNLEHNKAWLLAESGGGAELTSTDPQSVHSSFRFSFCSQVELEAITANSLSSATVLMVNLDNGVSDDRAKELKWRRIESLERSISPVAKSLVRFSYGEIVSATRNFSKGRVLGRGALSFVFKGKVGLLKTTVAIKRLDKEDKESAKAFCRELMIASSLHHPNIVPLLGFCIDPEEGLFLVYKFVSGGSLERHLHDKKKGAKGRPSTLPWSVRYKVALGIAEAIAYLHNGTERCVVHRDIKPSNILLSSNKTPKLCDFGLATWTSAPSIPFLCKTVKGTFGYAFNNSFSEKLKIFLCALCFGKIYYLVCRYLAPEYFQHGKVSDKTDVYAFGVVLLELITGRKPIESRRPPGEENLVLWAKPLLHRGMAAVEELLDPRLKCTLKNSTQIARTIQAAAACISNEESRRPAIDEIIAILRGEEEPFYSIRKKSNFSGIIDCYSQLQHSKSEMKSHLALAMLGVSEFEDDDHLYCR